A DNA window from Brassica napus cultivar Da-Ae chromosome C1, Da-Ae, whole genome shotgun sequence contains the following coding sequences:
- the BNAC01G02980D gene encoding uncharacterized protein BNAC01G02980D: protein MEGLDSVFLSDRTTHQPVRSVSLPTRIHPLSVKLRAALNRLSIWRRSSSSVSVSASFGSETLLVGLANLTELYGCVHELLESSYVRNTLRHHHKGKLLEDSLNGSIVLLDVCEAAREVIVTMREHMMNLKSALRRKGSVEKEVRAYANVRKKAKKEISKHLNGLKKMETIDISPNIDQDPAVASTSVLRETIEISVSILRHLLLFLSTTPPPSPPPARKIKNIIGLFPIPLASRSLADRYLDLIKEVKSLDDVFLGSLEKNKRRDIVEESFGDLEAELDSVFKCLVKNRLLFLNILSNC, encoded by the coding sequence ATGGAGGGTTTAGATTCAGTTTTCCTATCTGATCGAACCACACACCAGCCGGTTCGATCTGTGAGTCTTCCTACAAGAATCCATCCACTTTCTGTTAAACTCAGAGCAGCCTTGAACCGGCTCAGTATCTGGAGGAGATCCTCTTCCTCAGTCTCAGTTTCAGCTTCTTTCGGGTCCGAGACGCTTCTCGTTGGACTCGCGAACCTCACCGAGCTCTACGGCTGCGTCCACGAGCTACTCGAGTCTTCTTACGTGAGAAACACTCTTCGTCACCACCATAAGGGGAAACTTCTAGAAGATTCTTTAAATGGATCCATTGTGTTGCTCGACGTGTGTGAGGCCGCAAGGGAGGTGATTGTCACGATGAGAGAGCACATGATGAATCTCAAATCAGCTCTTCGTAGGAAAGGTAGCGTAGAGAAGGAGGTTAGGGCATATGCTAACGTGAGGAAGAAGGCAAAGAAAGAAATCTCCAAACACCTCAATGGACTTAAGAAAATGGAAACTATAGATATTTCCCCAAATATAGATCAAGATCCAGCGGTAGCATCTACGAGTGTTCTGAGAGAGACGATCGAAATCTCTGTCTCGATTCTCAGGCATCTTTTGTTGTTCCTATCGACAAcaccaccaccatcaccacCTCCAGCAAGGAAAATCAAGAACATCATTGGTCTTTTTCCAATTCCTTTAGCATCGAGGTCATTGGCAGATAGATATCTGGATCTGATAAAAGAAGTGAAAAGTCTTGACGATGTCTTTTTGGGCTCTCTTGAGAAGAACAAGAGGAGAGATATTGTTGAAGAGAGCTTTGGTGATCTGGAGGCAGAGCTGGACTCTGTTTTCAAGTGCTTAGTCAAGAACAGATTATTGTTCCTTAATATCCTAAGTAACTGTTGA